The following proteins come from a genomic window of Malus domestica chromosome 02, GDT2T_hap1:
- the LOC103440226 gene encoding uncharacterized protein: MSSVRIPVSQYGSTANSNQNGRKIKPLMVVGQMKPVKPSRSDEVLSPDEQLKIAEQVRAQFDSAAPKRPIKPSRSDPDSNPVPYFVVDQQPTIPELDKFRSLESQSAAVILSAQGDPTVEDEFVDTEYYKELNSIDKQHHTTGTGFIRAVREEGSEVDGLHLHLPESHARVGSKIKSNPATNDWTPRNDDDDDDAWI, from the exons ATGTCTTCTGTTCGAATCCCCGTTTCACAATATGGATCCACCGCCAACTCAAACCAAAACGGAAGAAAGATCAAACCTTTGATGGTGGTGGGGCAGATGAAGCCGGTAAAGCCGAGCCGGAGCGACGAGGTGTTGTCACCCGATGAACAGCTCAAGATCGCCGAGCAGGTAAGGGCCCAGTTCGACTCTGCCGCCCCAAAGCGACCCATCAAGCCGAGCCGGAGCGACCCCGATTCAAACCCGGTTCCCTACTTCGTCGTCGACCAACAACCCACCATTCCTGAGCTGGACAAGTTTCGTTCTCTCGAGTCCCAATCCGCTGCTGTTATACTCTCAGCGCAGGGAGATCCCACGGTGGAAGATGAGTTTGTGGATACAGAGTACTACAAGGAACTCAATTCCATCGACAAACAGCATCACACG ACCGGAACTGGGTTCATAAGAGCGGTGAGAGAAGAGGGCAGTGAAGTTGATGGGCTCCATCTTCATCTACCTGAAAGTCATGCGAGAGTGGGATCGAAGATCAAAAGCAACCCTGCAACAAATGATTGGACTCCAAGGAACGATGACGATGACGATGACGCGTGGATTTAG
- the LOC139191273 gene encoding uncharacterized protein yields the protein MAHDNLMNSYFNPNSVYTEEDFRCRFWMMCHVFERLLHDVQHVNLYFRQKLDRASRLGSQNDITVLGRSPLFNNQTEGKLPQLDYYINDCQYNMGYYLPDDIYPKWTTLVQAIPNPMNDAQWWFTLHQDAYRKDVEKASGILQAR from the exons ATGGCGCATGACAATCTGATGAACAgctacttcaaccccaactcggTGTACACAGAAGAAGATTTCAGATGTCGCTTCTGGATGATGTGTCATGTCTTTGAGCGTTTACTTCATGATGTCCAACATGTCAATCTATACTTTCGACAGAAGCTGGACAGAGCAAGCCGCCTTG gatcccaaaatgacattacagttcttgggcgtTCACCTCTCTTTAATAACCAGACGGAGGGTAAATtacctcaacttgactactatATTAACGATTGTCagtacaatatggggtattacttgccagatgacatctacccaaagtggaCAACACTTGtacaagcaattccaaaccctatGAATGATGCCCAATGGtggtttaccttacaccaagatgcataccggaaagatgttgagaAAGCTTCtggtattctacaagcacggtgA